In one Echinicola marina genomic region, the following are encoded:
- a CDS encoding COG2958 family protein, whose translation MTLKEAVLKSLEEINGLTNYLEVCNHIIDKKYYDFGAAKTPASTVSALLGDFIRNGDTRVKRIKQQGGTYSYYLTKNEQNIAIDVLSGETETQKTLPKKLTKSKTYEERDLHKLLSSYLKNTDTYSKTIFHEQSNGKDNNQIWTHPDMVGIKFLNLQTKASQNFLKSINRVDTFKMSSYELKKEINSDSELKKAFFQAVSNSSWANYGYLVAFEFSDSLNEEMARLNQSFGIGIIELNANPYQSKILFPATYRDLDFKTIDKLCKMNNEFNRFIEQTEKLMTASEKYVSGAEKELDEFCDSYFANDTEIEEYCKEKHIPTNDE comes from the coding sequence ATGACATTAAAAGAAGCAGTTTTAAAGAGCCTTGAAGAAATTAACGGACTGACAAACTATTTGGAAGTTTGCAATCATATTATTGACAAAAAATATTATGACTTTGGGGCTGCCAAAACACCCGCTTCGACAGTTTCGGCTTTACTTGGTGACTTTATTCGCAACGGTGACACGAGAGTAAAAAGAATAAAACAACAAGGCGGAACCTATTCTTACTACTTGACAAAGAACGAGCAAAATATTGCAATTGATGTTCTTAGCGGTGAGACAGAAACTCAAAAAACCTTACCGAAAAAGCTGACCAAGTCAAAGACATACGAAGAAAGAGATTTACATAAACTTTTGAGCAGTTATCTTAAAAACACAGACACCTACTCAAAGACAATTTTTCACGAACAATCAAACGGAAAGGACAATAACCAAATTTGGACACACCCAGATATGGTTGGCATTAAGTTTTTAAACTTGCAGACAAAAGCCAGCCAGAATTTTTTAAAATCAATAAATCGGGTTGACACTTTCAAAATGAGTTCCTACGAATTAAAAAAGGAAATCAACAGCGACAGTGAACTTAAAAAAGCATTTTTCCAAGCAGTTTCAAATTCAAGTTGGGCTAACTATGGCTATTTAGTGGCTTTTGAGTTTAGCGACAGTTTGAACGAAGAAATGGCAAGATTAAATCAGTCATTTGGAATTGGAATAATTGAACTTAACGCCAACCCATACCAAAGCAAAATACTTTTTCCAGCGACATATCGGGACTTAGACTTCAAGACCATTGACAAACTCTGCAAAATGAACAATGAGTTTAACAGGTTCATTGAACAGACAGAAAAACTAATGACAGCAAGTGAAAAATATGTTTCCGGTGCTGAAAAGGAACTTGACGAATTTTGTGACAGCTACTTTGCAAACGACACAGAAATAGAAGAATACTGCAAAGAAAAACACATACCGACCAATGACGAATAG
- a CDS encoding PD-(D/E)XK nuclease domain-containing protein, producing MKEKIDDLITQGQKFTFENNSYRSQYGVYSKPSDEFLAWIATVEDFIIQNFGENSSVFRLYKKFDDRFISGYEKDDFERHHTKLIAALKACHNATPIKTVKPLTQADLLNVIFDRFHSVVIQLRKRYNSKPTLDVQDEYDVQDLLHCLLKLHFADIRKEEWTPSYAGGSSRMDFLLKDEQLVIEVKMTRKGLADKELGKQLIEDKAKYKAHPDCKRLVCFTYDPEGRITNPKGIQNDLNQEDEDFIVEIIIKPEN from the coding sequence ATGAAAGAAAAAATTGACGACCTAATAACTCAAGGACAAAAATTCACTTTTGAAAATAATAGTTACAGAAGTCAATACGGAGTATATAGTAAACCCTCTGACGAATTTTTAGCTTGGATAGCAACGGTCGAAGACTTTATTATTCAAAATTTTGGCGAAAACAGTTCAGTATTTCGGCTTTACAAGAAATTCGATGACAGATTTATTTCAGGTTACGAAAAAGATGACTTTGAAAGGCATCATACTAAATTGATCGCAGCTCTCAAAGCTTGCCATAATGCGACACCAATTAAAACAGTGAAGCCCTTGACCCAAGCTGACTTACTAAATGTCATTTTTGATAGATTTCACTCTGTAGTAATTCAACTTAGAAAACGTTACAATTCTAAACCAACATTAGATGTTCAAGATGAGTATGACGTGCAAGACCTCTTGCATTGTTTGCTTAAACTTCACTTTGCTGATATAAGAAAAGAAGAATGGACACCGAGTTACGCAGGTGGTTCGTCAAGAATGGATTTCCTATTAAAAGATGAACAGCTTGTTATTGAAGTTAAAATGACAAGAAAGGGTTTGGCTGACAAAGAACTAGGTAAACAGCTAATTGAAGACAAGGCGAAATATAAAGCACATCCAGATTGTAAAAGACTTGTATGTTTCACATATGACCCCGAAGGACGCATCACAAATCCAAAAGGAATTCAAAATGACTTAAATCAAGAAGATGAAGACTTTATTGTTGAAATAATCATTAAACCTGAAAACTAA
- a CDS encoding SIR2 family protein, with amino-acid sequence MIRKDKIKQIDFLLNKFRETNHDFKELPKCSFLLGAGCSRSSEIPTGYEIIELLRKHWYLKNFANSSEFLESTYDIDNEAFQVIQANFQSKYLEEETTLKEKVEKVLEDLKKNTPPYLSNLFKTSDAKTLKQFVFDDLLYGFWFERFSESPKERQKLIEHLIDFKEPSGAYLLFSHLISNGKITNVFTTNFDDLIYDSLIRYTETKPKIYSHNEVAQYINTLSKRPNIIKLHGDFLFENIKNTKPETGLLWSNMENKLEECLKSFDLIVVGYNGADDSVMNALAKLKSKDYGLLWCGRNPENLNWRVKELINQTNNSYFIQIESFELLSMKLFEVYKDEIDYPDFRSNAERKEKEFHQYITEFKTELTENVKLEEKEIESINSTLDIVLDRNSFFRVAELNHSEQLEFLRKLRIDGISRTLKNIHTNINWEHSKTLYADLDKDDFFQNKLYEVSIQHISNALSNLRKIDAERTKSILDSLNDENLLDKINSASSSDLYSGISELKSISPKKIESILNKRKVSPELLVIENQDLRKVAFKLKTLSPKDGLELLISNNEALQTKIKEEPIKEVVIFLENVSSIYFKECQALFEQLENSFLADRILEQNLTLLSISLRVFNHLNRNKTKQLIKLLDKDKLQSKLTTTSLQAIKSLLFALKDVDFQLSKYLLGLITDEQFQEKIEKSDLLSIAESLEYLSKIDNPRISKIAKEINSELITHKIDNEDFTFQQFGNAMSKLIVFDFDKFCLAAREIDVPRLTDKISKTINKTGEQVFLHFVPIYFKVNRVLFSKIIKESPQDYIDSILKWPKIDLYTVNLPYLNRVFIENKMDKEKEYVDYIISNNQDKFRKKKRRKKKKH; translated from the coding sequence ATGATACGAAAAGACAAAATCAAACAAATCGACTTTCTCCTAAATAAATTTAGAGAGACAAATCACGATTTTAAAGAATTGCCTAAGTGTTCATTCTTACTTGGTGCAGGATGTTCTAGAAGTTCTGAAATACCGACAGGTTATGAGATAATAGAACTTCTAAGAAAGCATTGGTACCTAAAGAACTTTGCGAATAGTTCCGAATTCTTGGAATCTACATACGACATAGACAATGAAGCTTTTCAAGTCATACAGGCTAATTTTCAAAGTAAATATCTTGAAGAAGAAACTACCTTAAAGGAAAAGGTTGAAAAAGTACTTGAAGACCTAAAGAAAAACACACCACCCTATCTTTCAAATCTTTTCAAAACGAGTGATGCGAAAACCTTAAAGCAGTTCGTTTTTGATGATTTGCTTTATGGTTTTTGGTTTGAGCGTTTTTCTGAAAGTCCAAAAGAAAGGCAAAAACTGATAGAACACCTGATTGACTTTAAAGAACCTTCAGGTGCATATTTGTTGTTTTCTCATTTAATATCAAATGGAAAAATTACCAATGTATTCACCACAAATTTTGATGACCTCATTTATGATTCGCTAATTAGATATACTGAAACTAAGCCAAAAATATATTCACATAATGAAGTTGCTCAGTACATTAATACCCTGAGCAAACGACCAAACATTATCAAATTACACGGAGATTTTTTATTCGAGAATATCAAGAATACTAAACCCGAAACAGGGTTGCTTTGGAGTAATATGGAGAATAAATTGGAAGAATGCTTAAAATCATTTGACCTTATTGTAGTTGGCTATAATGGAGCAGATGACTCTGTTATGAATGCTCTTGCTAAGTTGAAGTCTAAGGATTATGGTTTGCTTTGGTGTGGTCGCAACCCAGAAAACCTAAATTGGAGAGTAAAGGAACTGATAAACCAGACGAACAATTCATACTTTATTCAAATAGAGTCATTTGAACTTTTATCAATGAAGCTTTTTGAAGTCTACAAAGATGAAATTGATTATCCGGATTTTAGAAGCAACGCTGAAAGAAAAGAAAAAGAGTTTCACCAATATATTACAGAGTTCAAAACTGAATTAACAGAAAATGTAAAGCTTGAAGAAAAAGAAATTGAGAGTATAAACTCAACTTTAGATATTGTTCTAGACAGAAACAGTTTTTTTAGAGTTGCTGAATTAAACCATTCAGAACAGTTGGAATTTCTCAGAAAGTTAAGAATTGATGGTATAAGTCGTACACTAAAAAACATACACACGAATATTAATTGGGAGCACTCAAAAACCCTGTATGCGGATTTAGACAAAGATGATTTCTTCCAAAACAAGCTTTATGAAGTATCTATTCAGCATATTTCCAATGCCCTCTCAAATTTGAGAAAAATTGACGCTGAAAGAACCAAGAGTATTTTAGATTCATTAAATGATGAAAATCTCCTAGATAAAATTAATAGTGCTTCTTCCTCTGACTTGTATTCAGGTATTTCAGAACTAAAATCTATTAGTCCTAAAAAAATTGAATCAATTCTAAATAAAAGAAAGGTGTCTCCTGAATTGTTGGTTATAGAAAACCAAGACCTTAGAAAAGTTGCTTTCAAGCTTAAAACATTATCACCAAAAGATGGATTAGAGCTATTGATTTCGAATAATGAAGCTCTTCAAACTAAAATTAAAGAAGAGCCAATAAAAGAAGTTGTCATTTTTTTAGAGAATGTTTCTAGTATTTACTTTAAAGAATGTCAAGCACTATTTGAGCAACTAGAAAACTCCTTTTTAGCTGATAGAATATTAGAACAAAATCTGACACTACTTAGTATTTCGTTGAGAGTATTTAATCACCTCAATAGAAATAAAACTAAACAACTTATAAAGCTACTTGATAAGGATAAATTACAATCCAAACTGACTACAACAAGTTTGCAAGCAATCAAGTCGTTACTATTTGCATTAAAAGATGTGGACTTTCAATTATCTAAGTACTTACTAGGCTTGATTACTGATGAGCAATTTCAGGAAAAAATTGAAAAGTCAGATTTACTTAGTATTGCGGAGTCACTCGAATATTTATCCAAAATTGACAATCCAAGAATTTCAAAAATTGCAAAGGAGATAAACAGCGAATTAATTACTCATAAGATAGACAATGAAGATTTTACATTCCAACAATTTGGCAATGCAATGTCCAAGTTAATCGTTTTCGATTTTGACAAATTTTGTCTTGCTGCCAGAGAAATTGATGTTCCAAGATTGACTGACAAAATATCAAAGACTATAAATAAAACGGGAGAGCAAGTATTTCTGCATTTTGTTCCAATCTACTTCAAGGTAAATCGTGTGTTATTCTCTAAAATCATAAAAGAATCTCCACAAGACTATATTGACTCGATTTTAAAGTGGCCAAAAATTGACTTATACACCGTAAACCTACCTTATCTAAACAGAGTCTTTATTGAAAACAAAATGGATAAAGAGAAGGAATATGTTGATTACATAATTAGTAACAATCAAGATAAGTTTAGGAAAAAGAAAAGGAGAAAAAAGAAAAAACACTAG
- a CDS encoding DUF4180 domain-containing protein, which produces METKTHEINNIKIAELSSDQILINNIDDGVNLLGNVYYQGFDKVVIHQKNITPDFFELKNRMAGEILQKFSTYRVQLAIVGDFSTFNSKSLKDFIYESNKGNLISFVSSTTEALTKLTGK; this is translated from the coding sequence ATGGAAACCAAGACACACGAGATAAATAACATAAAAATTGCTGAACTATCATCAGACCAAATCCTTATAAACAACATAGATGATGGAGTGAATTTACTAGGGAACGTTTACTATCAAGGATTTGATAAAGTTGTCATTCATCAAAAAAATATTACTCCAGACTTTTTTGAACTCAAAAATCGAATGGCGGGAGAAATCCTTCAAAAATTTTCCACTTATCGAGTTCAATTAGCTATTGTGGGAGATTTTTCGACATTCAATAGCAAGAGCCTGAAAGACTTCATATATGAAAGTAATAAGGGAAACTTAATTAGCTTTGTTTCATCAACAACTGAAGCATTGACAAAATTAACAGGAAAGTGA
- a CDS encoding SGNH/GDSL hydrolase family protein, which produces MNNKKLNFLALGDSYTIGEGVKPNENYPHQLVSILEEYNFSDPKIIATTGWTTDELQQGISAANIKESTYDLVTLLIGVNNQYRGRSVDNFKEEFTELLDQAIAFAGEDQTRVIIISIPDWGVTSFASQQNVDKQKVAKEITAYNTAKQEISISKGVHYLDITQEYRQIGSYPENQAEDGLHPSGRIYNSWAKRLADLIKEEVRF; this is translated from the coding sequence ATGAATAATAAAAAACTCAACTTCCTGGCCCTGGGAGACTCCTATACCATTGGTGAGGGCGTCAAGCCCAATGAGAATTATCCACACCAACTCGTCTCCATTTTGGAGGAATATAATTTTTCCGATCCCAAAATCATCGCCACCACTGGCTGGACCACAGATGAACTGCAACAAGGCATCAGTGCTGCCAATATCAAAGAAAGTACCTATGATTTGGTTACTCTGCTGATCGGAGTAAACAACCAGTACAGGGGACGAAGTGTAGACAATTTTAAAGAGGAATTCACGGAATTACTGGACCAGGCCATAGCCTTTGCCGGAGAGGATCAAACAAGGGTCATTATTATCTCTATTCCTGATTGGGGAGTGACATCATTTGCCAGCCAGCAAAATGTCGACAAACAAAAGGTGGCCAAGGAAATCACTGCCTATAATACCGCCAAGCAGGAAATCAGCATTTCCAAGGGAGTACATTACCTGGACATTACCCAAGAATACCGACAGATCGGTTCCTACCCCGAAAACCAAGCAGAGGATGGCCTCCACCCCAGTGGCAGAATATACAATTCCTGGGCAAAGAGACTCGCCGACCTGATCAAGGAGGAAGTTAGATTTTAG
- a CDS encoding S66 peptidase family protein: protein MNKRTFIKALGLGAGLSPMMAFRSDIIAANSDEDKKTLLPEPLKKGDLVGLVSPSSASNDEILFQFAQETLEALGFKVLRGEHLSSRRGHLAGTDEERAGDINAMFKNKDVKGTICIRGGSGAARILPLLDYKTIRKNPKPILGYSDITALHNAIYAQTGLITFHGPNATGSWNSFNVKQFEQMFFEQKLVKFENEQEKGDDLIVKKNRIQTIHSGTAEGIIVGGNLTVLTALAGSPYLPDFKDKILFLEDVGEDPYRIDRMMSTLMLMGALDEIKGFIFGQCSECEPSGGFGSLTIWQILQDYIQPLKIPAYRGAMIGHISKQFIVPIGAKVSMDADAGTFELKEKVFAS, encoded by the coding sequence ATGAATAAAAGAACATTTATCAAAGCCCTGGGATTGGGCGCAGGCCTCTCCCCCATGATGGCTTTTAGAAGTGATATCATTGCAGCCAATAGTGATGAGGATAAAAAAACCTTACTTCCTGAGCCCCTAAAAAAGGGTGACCTGGTCGGATTGGTCAGTCCTTCCTCTGCCAGCAATGATGAGATATTATTCCAATTTGCCCAAGAGACCCTAGAAGCATTGGGCTTTAAAGTGCTAAGGGGAGAACATTTAAGCAGCCGAAGAGGGCATTTGGCCGGAACGGATGAGGAAAGAGCAGGCGATATAAACGCCATGTTCAAAAACAAAGATGTCAAGGGCACCATTTGTATCAGAGGAGGTTCCGGAGCAGCACGCATCCTACCGCTTTTGGATTATAAAACCATCAGAAAAAACCCAAAACCCATCCTGGGCTACAGTGATATCACCGCCCTTCATAATGCCATCTATGCCCAAACTGGCTTGATTACCTTCCATGGGCCCAATGCTACAGGCAGCTGGAACAGCTTCAATGTAAAGCAATTTGAGCAAATGTTCTTTGAGCAAAAGCTGGTAAAGTTTGAAAATGAACAGGAAAAGGGAGACGACCTGATCGTCAAAAAGAACCGGATACAGACCATACATTCAGGTACCGCAGAAGGAATTATTGTGGGGGGTAACCTTACGGTATTAACGGCCTTGGCTGGCTCTCCTTACCTTCCCGATTTCAAGGACAAAATCCTCTTTTTGGAGGATGTGGGAGAAGATCCTTACCGGATTGACAGGATGATGAGCACCCTGATGCTGATGGGGGCTTTGGATGAAATCAAAGGATTTATCTTCGGCCAATGTTCGGAATGCGAGCCTTCCGGAGGCTTTGGGTCGCTGACCATCTGGCAAATCCTACAGGACTATATCCAACCGCTTAAGATCCCTGCCTATAGAGGAGCAATGATCGGCCACATAAGCAAACAGTTTATAGTGCCTATTGGCGCAAAGGTCAGCATGGATGCCGATGCAGGCACCTTTGAACTAAAGGAAAAAGTCTTCGCTTCTTAA
- a CDS encoding D-alanyl-D-alanine carboxypeptidase/D-alanyl-D-alanine-endopeptidase, whose protein sequence is MLKKHLLLFFSLLIGSPFIFAQHVIIEHPGLEQRLGNDSFFDKHQTGFMLYDLEEQEVVFEKNSHLSFIPASTTKLFTFYAALMTLEDSTKRLRYQTKGNDIIIWGTGDPSWEYPHLPDVQMKAFFAPYDKIYFSDQNWEDTAFGYGWQWDDYYYSYSAERSPLPIYGNLITVKNQNRQPQIQPRFFARNINITQKEIKDVERDFHSNNFYYNPNTYSKLESKVPFMTSTETFALLASQFLNKEVIPSKEPLPEEHYILKGIPLDSIYREMLWESDNFLAEQLLLMVSDEILDELNGSAAIDSIKNTFLFDLPDEPQWVDGSGLSRHNLFSPRTMVALVEKIYQIVPDSTLFRLLPQGGKTGTLKNYYRAPSPYIFAKTGTMSNNHSLAGYIKTSSNKLYAFAFMNNNYPYKAKEVIREMEKVMLYIRDNF, encoded by the coding sequence ATGCTAAAAAAACATCTCCTTCTATTTTTCAGTCTTCTCATTGGCTCTCCATTTATTTTTGCCCAACATGTTATCATAGAACACCCAGGTCTTGAACAAAGACTTGGAAATGATTCCTTCTTTGACAAGCACCAAACGGGCTTTATGCTTTATGACCTGGAAGAGCAAGAGGTGGTGTTTGAAAAAAACAGCCATCTCAGTTTCATCCCTGCCTCCACCACAAAGTTATTTACCTTTTATGCGGCTTTGATGACCTTGGAAGATAGCACCAAAAGACTTCGCTACCAAACCAAGGGTAATGACATTATTATCTGGGGCACAGGAGATCCTTCCTGGGAATACCCGCATTTGCCCGATGTGCAAATGAAAGCATTCTTTGCCCCTTATGACAAAATCTATTTCTCTGACCAAAATTGGGAGGATACTGCTTTTGGCTATGGCTGGCAATGGGATGATTATTATTATTCCTACTCTGCTGAGAGGTCTCCATTACCTATTTACGGTAATCTGATCACCGTTAAGAACCAAAACCGTCAGCCACAGATCCAACCTCGGTTTTTTGCCCGCAATATCAATATCACACAAAAGGAAATCAAAGATGTAGAAAGGGACTTCCACAGCAATAACTTCTACTATAATCCCAATACCTATTCCAAACTGGAATCCAAAGTTCCCTTTATGACCTCCACGGAAACTTTTGCTTTATTGGCAAGCCAATTCCTTAACAAAGAGGTCATCCCAAGCAAAGAACCACTTCCTGAGGAACATTATATATTAAAGGGAATTCCCTTGGACAGCATTTATAGGGAAATGCTTTGGGAAAGTGACAACTTCTTGGCTGAGCAGTTATTATTAATGGTTTCTGATGAAATCTTGGATGAACTTAACGGGAGTGCAGCAATTGACAGCATTAAAAACACCTTTCTTTTTGACCTCCCTGATGAGCCACAGTGGGTAGATGGTTCCGGTTTATCCAGGCACAACCTCTTCAGCCCCAGAACCATGGTCGCCTTGGTAGAAAAAATCTATCAAATCGTTCCGGACAGCACCTTATTCCGTTTATTACCCCAAGGAGGAAAGACGGGCACCTTGAAAAATTACTATCGAGCACCAAGTCCCTATATCTTTGCGAAAACGGGTACAATGAGCAATAACCATAGTTTGGCCGGGTATATCAAAACCAGTAGCAATAAGCTTTATGCCTTTGCCTTTATGAACAATAATTACCCCTATAAAGCCAAAGAAGTGATCAGGGAAATGGAAAAGGTCATGTTATATATCCGGGACAATTTTTAA
- a CDS encoding DUF423 domain-containing protein codes for MNYTNTIKLAAALGALTVAIGAFGAHGLEPILEKYGREDTFETAVKYQFYHTLAIFLVGILQVQFPHSKALKNAVYSFLAGILIFSGSLYILSTTGTNWLGAITPLGGLAFILGWIFVFLGLKPKPNN; via the coding sequence ATGAACTATACCAATACGATTAAACTTGCCGCTGCATTGGGAGCCTTAACAGTGGCCATTGGTGCATTCGGGGCCCATGGACTGGAACCCATCCTGGAAAAATATGGCCGGGAGGACACCTTTGAAACTGCCGTAAAATATCAGTTCTACCATACCTTGGCCATCTTTTTGGTAGGCATATTGCAGGTTCAGTTCCCTCATAGCAAAGCCCTGAAAAATGCGGTCTATTCCTTTTTGGCAGGTATACTTATTTTCTCAGGATCACTTTATATCCTTTCCACCACGGGCACCAACTGGCTGGGCGCCATCACCCCATTGGGAGGATTGGCCTTTATTCTTGGCTGGATTTTTGTTTTTCTGGGGCTTAAGCCAAAACCAAATAATTAA
- a CDS encoding YggS family pyridoxal phosphate-dependent enzyme yields the protein MSIKENLSDLKSQFKKRDCLLVAVSKTKPVSDIQEAYDAGIRDFGENKVQELVDKHPQLPDDIQWHMIGHLQRNKVKYIAPFIHLIHGVDTFKLLKEINKQAKKAERTIPCLLQVHIAKEETKFGFNEEEILELLEEGAFVELENVRIIGLMGMATNTNDENQVRSEFAWLKGFLDQLNTKNLPNNFALKELSMGMSGDFLIAQEEGSTMVRVGSAIFGKRNYL from the coding sequence ATGAGCATAAAAGAAAACCTATCTGATTTAAAAAGTCAATTCAAAAAAAGAGATTGCCTGCTGGTAGCCGTAAGTAAGACCAAGCCTGTCTCAGACATACAGGAAGCCTATGATGCCGGCATCAGGGATTTTGGCGAAAATAAAGTGCAGGAACTGGTGGACAAGCATCCCCAATTGCCCGATGATATCCAATGGCATATGATCGGCCACCTGCAAAGGAACAAGGTCAAGTATATTGCCCCATTTATCCACCTGATCCATGGAGTGGATACTTTTAAATTGCTCAAGGAAATCAACAAACAGGCAAAAAAAGCAGAAAGAACCATTCCTTGTTTATTACAAGTCCACATTGCCAAAGAGGAGACCAAATTTGGATTCAACGAAGAAGAGATTTTGGAATTACTAGAAGAAGGAGCTTTTGTGGAGCTGGAAAATGTGAGAATTATCGGCCTGATGGGCATGGCTACCAATACCAATGATGAAAACCAGGTCAGGAGTGAATTTGCTTGGTTAAAAGGATTTTTAGATCAACTTAACACCAAAAACCTCCCCAACAATTTTGCCTTAAAAGAACTTTCCATGGGCATGAGCGGAGACTTCCTGATTGCCCAAGAAGAAGGCAGCACCATGGTAAGGGTGGGCAGTGCCATATTTGGAAAGAGAAACTATCTATAA